A single Garra rufa chromosome 9, GarRuf1.0, whole genome shotgun sequence DNA region contains:
- the kdf1a gene encoding keratinocyte differentiation factor 1 gives MPGHSTGTNHKTRPHSSSRSRADGYRQSRTYSRDSNTSQETCKENYSEQPRSIDSQFPHKTHPHYANGRGSETLGFIPGSADSPQGTQACGSCASLGWSGCKALLCCILTCGLYGSRKPCLPANESSTDNPLKVEPEPRKPNGLALSNPTCGVSLEPSKPRQLPSSGSFRYGDVYFAGKKVEYPGNSEAPPRRTRTAGKGDNNQRPISNTSIYSREDLDLDDLDDGGTDIDSLITKKLLELYKMHQIEQLAKCTSDVSFSRKTNEISDLINSIAQDYNLEEQEAECRLVHGVIRISTRNKSSKGYKSKDYKSHDAMQHTNGRRDGTLPDSGNETMTFTFSDGEPEVLVSELTPSDELARKMRGHSGKNYYSSSATDSSGAPLLR, from the exons ATGCCTGGCCACAGCACAGGAACAAATCACAAGACGCGTCCTCATAGCTCCAGCCGTTCTAGGGCCGATGGCTACAGGCAGAGCCGCACCTACTCCAGGGACAGCAACACCAGTCAGGAGACCTGCAAGGAGAACTACAGCGAGCAACCTCGTAGCATAGACTCGCAGTTCCCCCATAAAACCCATCCTCACTACGCCAATGGACGAGGCTCAGAAACCCTGGGCTTCATTCCAGGGTCCGCAGACTCTCCTCAGGGTACGCAAGCTTGTGGTTCCTGCGCCTCGCTTGGCTGGAGCGGTTGCAAAGCTCTGCTGTGTTGCATTCTGACTTGTGGGCTTTACGGCTCTCGCAAACCCTGCTTGCCGGCCAACGAGAGCTCCACTGACAACCCTTTAAAAGTCGAGCCAGAGCCGCGGAAACCTAATGGATTGGCTCTGTCCAATCCTACGTGCGGGGTAAGCCTTGAACCGAGCAAGCCGAGGCAGTTACCGAGCTCTGGCAGCTTCAGGTATGGCGATGTCTATTTCGCTGGGAAGAAAGTGGAGTACCCTGGCAATTCAGAAGCGCCTCCAAGACGGACCAGGACGGCCGGGAAGGGCGACAACAACCAGCGTCCCATCAGCAACACTAGCATCTACTCAAGGGAGGATTTGGATCTAGACGACCTGGACGACGGCGGCACTGACATCGACTCGCTAATCACTAAAAAGCTTCTGGAACTTTATAAAATGCACCAGATTGAACAACTGGCCAAATGCACGTCTGACGTGTCTTTCTCCCGTAAAACCAACGAGATCAGCGATCTGATCAACAGCATTGCTCAGGACTACAACTTGGAGGAGCAGGAAGCTGAGTGTCGGTTGGTGCACGGCGTCATACGGATTAGCACCCGCAACAAGTCCTCGAAAGGTTACAAAAGCAAAGACTATAAATCGCATGATGCAATGCAGCACACTAACGGGAGGAGGGATGGAACGCTGCCGGATAGCGGGAACGAGACCATGACCTTCACTTTTAGTGATG GGGAACCCGAGGTGCTAGTGTCAGAATTGACACCGTCAGATGAGCTTGCCCGAAAAATGAGAGGCCACAGCGGGAAAA ATTACTACTCGAGCTCGGCCACAGACTCATCAGGGGCTCCGCTTCTGCGCTAA